The Nitrosopumilus cobalaminigenes genome contains a region encoding:
- the larE gene encoding ATP-dependent sacrificial sulfur transferase LarE gives MTTLESLVDWFDDKNKVMIALSGGVDSALVAYAAFQKLGSSAIAVTADYKTLSAEELGTAKQICSEIGIKQLLLDYSELENEDFIKNNSDRCFHCRMELGDHLIQLAKEHNVKVIVDGTNLDDLGDYRPGIEALKQNGIRSPLVETRFSKPKIREIAKTIGLSVYDKPSNSCLASRIPWGQRVTAEKLTRIEFGETIVKQLTNVKQVRVRDIDGSAKIEVEKQMISRLDQNVLKQITEKLKMIGFTSVEVDQEGYKPGKINVIAD, from the coding sequence ATGACCACTCTTGAAAGTTTAGTTGATTGGTTTGATGACAAAAATAAAGTAATGATTGCACTTTCTGGAGGCGTAGATAGTGCTCTTGTGGCATATGCTGCATTTCAAAAACTAGGAAGTTCTGCCATTGCAGTTACTGCTGATTACAAAACTCTGTCCGCAGAGGAACTTGGTACTGCTAAGCAGATTTGTTCTGAGATAGGTATCAAACAACTTCTTTTGGATTACAGTGAACTTGAAAATGAGGATTTTATAAAAAATAATTCAGATCGATGTTTTCATTGTAGGATGGAATTGGGAGATCATTTGATTCAACTAGCAAAAGAGCACAATGTGAAAGTCATTGTAGATGGAACAAATCTTGATGATTTGGGTGATTATAGGCCTGGAATTGAAGCATTAAAACAAAATGGAATTAGAAGCCCTTTGGTGGAAACTCGTTTTTCAAAACCAAAAATTCGAGAAATTGCCAAAACAATTGGATTATCTGTATATGACAAGCCGTCAAATTCATGTTTGGCATCAAGAATTCCCTGGGGGCAAAGAGTTACTGCAGAAAAATTAACTAGAATTGAATTTGGTGAAACTATTGTAAAACAACTTACAAATGTAAAACAAGTAAGAGTGCGTGATATTGATGGTTCTGCAAAAATTGAAGTTGAGAAACAAATGATATCTAGACTTGATCAAAATGTATTGAAACAAATCACTGAGAAATTAAAGATGATTGGATTTACTTCTGTTGAAGTTGATCAAGAAGGGTATAAACCAGGAAAAATTAATGTGATTGCAGATTGA
- a CDS encoding cysteine desulfurase family protein, protein MIYLDNAASTQIHEDVLESMLPYLKEQYGNASSIHRYGRLAHKAIEKARKQIAQLINADPSEILLTSGGTESNNTVLRGIPVSDTSNQIITSSIEHDAILEPCKKLSESGLIVDYLPVDKFAMINPSELKNHLSENTCLVSIMFGNNEVGTVQKISEIAKICNEQNIPFHTDAVQAVGKIPIDVKELGIDLLSISSHKLHGPKGIGALFIKNGIKIDPVILGGGQEHGLRSGTENVANIVGFGKACEIAKNNLDENMAYVSKLRNILVDRVLEEIPEVTLNGDPKSRLPNNAHFTFLGVNGEDLIIKLDEYGIAASTGSACSVNTQRASHVLQAMGFSHEQITGSLRLTMGVFNNENEIEQTVTSLKKIVEELRSFSPFKEKYSFSKT, encoded by the coding sequence TTGATCTATCTTGACAATGCCGCATCAACTCAAATTCATGAAGATGTTTTAGAATCAATGTTACCTTATCTTAAAGAACAATATGGTAATGCATCATCTATTCATCGATATGGTAGACTAGCTCACAAAGCAATAGAAAAAGCAAGAAAACAAATTGCACAATTAATCAATGCTGATCCTTCAGAAATTTTGTTAACTTCTGGCGGTACTGAATCAAACAATACTGTTCTTAGAGGAATCCCTGTAAGTGACACCTCTAACCAAATTATTACATCCTCAATTGAACATGATGCTATTTTAGAGCCATGCAAAAAACTTTCAGAATCTGGATTGATTGTTGACTATTTACCAGTTGATAAATTTGCAATGATTAATCCATCTGAATTGAAAAATCATCTATCTGAGAATACTTGTCTTGTTTCAATAATGTTTGGAAATAATGAAGTAGGTACTGTACAAAAAATTTCTGAAATTGCTAAAATATGCAATGAACAAAATATTCCATTTCACACTGACGCTGTTCAGGCAGTTGGTAAGATTCCTATTGATGTGAAAGAATTAGGCATAGATTTACTATCAATTTCCTCTCATAAACTACATGGTCCAAAAGGCATAGGTGCATTATTCATCAAAAATGGAATTAAAATTGATCCTGTAATTTTGGGTGGGGGTCAGGAACATGGTTTGCGTTCTGGGACTGAAAATGTTGCTAATATTGTTGGATTTGGTAAGGCATGTGAAATTGCAAAAAACAATTTAGATGAAAATATGGCATATGTTAGTAAACTTCGCAATATTTTAGTTGACAGAGTTTTAGAGGAAATTCCTGAAGTAACTCTTAATGGTGATCCAAAATCTAGATTACCAAATAATGCTCATTTCACATTTCTTGGTGTTAATGGTGAGGATCTTATAATCAAACTAGATGAATATGGAATCGCAGCTTCAACAGGTTCTGCATGTTCTGTTAATACTCAGAGAGCTTCACATGTTTTACAAGCAATGGGATTTTCTCATGAACAAATTACTGGCTCTCTAAGATTAACAATGGGTGTGTTTAACAATGAAAATGAAATTGAACAAACTGTTACATCTCTTAAAAAAATAGTTGAAGAATTAAGATCCTTCTCACCATTCAAAGAAAAATATTCTTTTTCTAAAACCTAA
- a CDS encoding PEFG-CTERM sorting domain-containing protein — MGSRIFYSLIALLIITTGTVFAQEPLISVQTDDNHYDEGDTVVVSGNVKTVIGETPVILQLFTEGNLVDIAQLTVAQDGSFTKTFLAEGALWKKSGDYTIVASYQEHQIETEFSYAPKSEAIETTEPYEVDAGSHGTFDVEYTIKGGTVKNMVVDSDIFAVIVQIDATDEGTITLDLPREFIGAEKQDGKDDTFIILIDGIEVAYQESVVNSDSRVITINFEQGDSDIEIIGTYVVPEFGTIAMVVLIVGIMATVIVTRNKLQIKI; from the coding sequence GTGGGTTCTAGAATATTTTATAGTCTAATTGCATTATTGATAATTACTACAGGAACCGTATTTGCACAAGAACCTCTAATTTCAGTTCAAACAGATGATAATCATTATGATGAAGGAGACACAGTAGTAGTTTCAGGAAATGTGAAAACAGTAATAGGGGAAACGCCTGTAATATTACAATTATTTACTGAGGGGAATTTAGTAGATATTGCACAGTTGACAGTGGCTCAAGATGGAAGTTTTACAAAAACATTCCTTGCTGAAGGAGCATTGTGGAAAAAATCCGGAGATTACACCATTGTTGCCTCATATCAAGAACATCAGATAGAGACAGAATTTTCATACGCCCCAAAATCAGAAGCCATTGAAACAACAGAACCTTATGAAGTTGATGCAGGAAGTCATGGTACTTTTGATGTAGAGTACACCATCAAAGGGGGTACTGTAAAAAATATGGTGGTAGATTCCGATATTTTTGCAGTCATAGTACAAATTGATGCAACAGATGAAGGAACCATAACTTTAGATCTACCTAGAGAATTCATAGGGGCTGAAAAACAAGATGGTAAAGATGATACTTTCATCATCCTAATAGATGGTATTGAGGTAGCATATCAAGAATCAGTTGTAAATTCAGATTCCAGAGTAATTACTATTAATTTTGAACAAGGAGATTCAGATATTGAAATTATTGGCACATATGTAGTCCCAGAATTTGGTACAATCGCAATGGTAGTTTTGATAGTTGGTATTATGGCCACAGTAATAGTTACTAGAAATAAACTTCAAATCAAAATTTAG